A genome region from Urocitellus parryii isolate mUroPar1 chromosome X, mUroPar1.hap1, whole genome shotgun sequence includes the following:
- the LOC113193136 gene encoding melanoma-associated antigen 10-like, which produces MPRAPKRRRYMLEEDLQAQMEKQALIDAQVSIAVDEEDTSSSSSTCSSSFPSSSSSTSSSCYPLLSSSPEDDFGYDELLSPSQSPLTASSSHTATTSTPCSQSDVSSQGEEGPSTSQSLTVSKSLSRSEIDEKVNDLVEFLLLKYRMKELTTKAEMLNSVIKNYQEHFPVIFSEASECMQLVFGIDLKEVDPSSHSYVLVTTLGLTYDGMLSEVQGMPKAGLLVLILSIIFMEGNCASEEVVWETLSVMGVCAGREHFIYGDPRKLITHDWVQEEYLVYRQVPNSDPAHYEFLWGPRAHNETSKMSLLEFLAKVNGSDPRAFQVWYEEALRDEEEKAQARVATTDDATTPARASLSASSSSLCPK; this is translated from the coding sequence ATGCCTCGAGCCCCAAAGCGTCGGCGCTACATGCTTGAGGAAGACCTTCAGGCCCAAATGGAGAAACAGGCCCTTATAGATGCCCAGGTTTCCATAGCTGTGGATGAGGAGGatacttcctcttcctcctccacttgctcttcctctttccccagctcctcttcctccacttcctcctcttgCTATCCTCTACTGTCAAGTTCCCCAGAGGATGATTTTGGTTATGATGAGTTACTAAGTCCTTCCCAGAGTCCTCTGACAGCTTCGTCCTCCCACACTGCCACAACCTCTACTCCATGCAGCCAATCTGATGTCTCCAGCCAAGGAGAAGAGGGTCCAAGTACCTCCCAATCCCTGACAGTTAGTAAGTCCTTGTCTAGAAGTGAGATAGATGAAAAGGTGAATGATTTGGTAGAATTTCTGCTCCTCAAGTATCGAATGAAAGAGCTGACTACAAAGGCAGAAATGCTGAATAGTGTCATCAAAAATTACCAGGAGCACTTCCCTGTGATCTTCAGTGAGGCTTCTGAGTGCATGCAGCTTGTCTTTGGCATTGACCTGAAGGAAGTGGATCCCTCGAGTCACTCCTATGTCCTTGTGACTACCCTTGGCCTCACCTATGATGGGATGCTGAGTGAAGTTCAGGGCATGCCCAAGGCTGGTCTCCTGGTACTTATACTGAGCATTATATTCATGGAGGGCAACTGTGCCTCTGAGGAGGTAGTTTGGGAAACACTGAGTGTTATGGGGGTGTGTGCTGGGAGGGAACACTTCATCTATGGGGATCCCAGGAAGCTTATCACCCACGATTGGGTGCAGGAAGAGTACCTGGTGTATCGGCAGGTGCCTAACAGTGATCCTGCTCACTATGAGTTTCTGTGGGGCCCAAGGGCCCACAATGAAACTAGTAAAATGAGTCTCTTGGAATTTTTGGCTAAGGTCAATGGGAGTGATCCCAGAGCCTTCCAGGTATGGTATGAGGAGGCTTTGAGAGATGAGGAAGAGAAAGCCCAGGCCAGAGTTGCCACAACAGATGATGCTACTACCCCAGCCAGAGCAAGTCTTAGTGCCAGTAGCAGTTCTTTATGCCCAAAGTAA